Proteins co-encoded in one Nicotiana sylvestris chromosome 7, ASM39365v2, whole genome shotgun sequence genomic window:
- the LOC138873151 gene encoding uncharacterized protein, translating to MKEVTWFADLANFLVSGIIPNEFSSNQKKKLKRDCQDYYWDKLYLYRICTDEVITRCVLEEKQVEILGACHSSPYGGHHSGGRTTAKVLSCGFYWPTLYKDANDLVKCCDKCKRVGGLSKKNEMPLTIVLEIDIIDV from the coding sequence ATGAAAGAGGTGACATGGTTCGCGGATCTAGCAAATTTTCTTGTAAGTGGTATCATCCcaaatgagttctcttcaaaccaaaagaagaagctcaaacgggattgtcAAGACTATTATTGGGATAAATTGTACCTTTACCGAATTTGTACGGATGAAGTGATTACAAGATGTGTACTGGAGGAGAAACAAGTtgaaattcttggggcttgtcattcttcgcCATATGGTGGTCACCATAGTGGAGGAAGAACGACGGCTAAAGTGCTAAGTtgcggtttctattggcccactctTTACAAGGATGCAAATGATCTAGTCAAGTGTTGTGATAAATGTAAAAGGGTCGGTGGgctctcaaagaaaaatgaaatgccccTCACCATCGTTTTGGAGATTGATATTATCGATGTGTAG